From Streptomonospora salina, the proteins below share one genomic window:
- a CDS encoding NAD(P)-dependent oxidoreductase, whose translation MSRITVIGGTGYAGSAIVAEAATRGHQVTALSRSRPDAPIPNVTYVQGDATDETTLSASVENADVVVGALSPRGPLADTYRDTYRTIARLADTAGVPLFVVGGASSLRPAPGADRFVSDLSDIPEEFRDEIRAGAALIIEDFPATPTTLDWVFVSPPRRFGAHMPGERLGRYRLGNDVAVQPEDGGAISAADYALGFVDLIEKGDHHRAHVNLGH comes from the coding sequence ATGTCTCGCATTACCGTCATCGGCGGCACCGGCTATGCCGGTTCGGCCATCGTCGCGGAAGCCGCCACTCGCGGCCACCAGGTCACCGCACTGAGCCGCTCGCGCCCCGACGCCCCGATCCCGAACGTGACCTACGTCCAAGGTGACGCCACCGACGAAACAACACTCTCGGCATCCGTTGAGAACGCGGACGTCGTCGTGGGCGCACTCTCCCCGCGCGGCCCGCTGGCCGACACCTACCGCGACACCTACCGCACCATCGCGCGTCTGGCCGATACCGCAGGTGTACCCCTGTTCGTCGTGGGCGGCGCCTCGTCGCTGCGCCCCGCGCCCGGGGCGGATCGCTTCGTCAGCGACCTCAGCGACATCCCCGAAGAGTTCCGCGACGAGATCCGCGCCGGTGCGGCGCTCATCATCGAGGACTTCCCGGCCACGCCCACGACACTCGACTGGGTCTTTGTGAGCCCGCCGCGCAGGTTCGGCGCACATATGCCCGGTGAACGCCTCGGCCGTTATCGGCTCGGCAACGACGTCGCGGTGCAGCCCGAGGACGGCGGCGCGATCTCCGCCGCGGACTACGCCCTCGGGTTCGTCGACCTCATCGAGAAAGGCGACCACCACAGGGCACACGTCAACCTCGGTCACTGA
- a CDS encoding winged helix-turn-helix transcriptional regulator, translating into MVTAQGESVLRGSPYRADCPTRRILDRIGDRWTVLIVGALWDGAARFSELRRRIDGISQKMLTQTLRGLERDGLVCRTVYPEVPVRVEYTLTEAGRTLRDPLRALEEWSIAHLGDVSASQEAYDRGSTSS; encoded by the coding sequence GTGGTAACCGCTCAGGGCGAGTCGGTGCTCCGCGGCAGTCCCTACCGCGCGGACTGCCCGACTCGCCGCATCCTGGATCGCATCGGCGACCGTTGGACGGTGCTCATCGTGGGCGCCCTCTGGGACGGTGCCGCCCGCTTCTCAGAGCTGCGCCGACGCATCGACGGCATCTCGCAGAAGATGCTCACCCAGACTCTGCGCGGGCTCGAACGGGACGGGCTCGTGTGCCGCACCGTCTACCCCGAAGTTCCGGTGCGCGTCGAGTACACGCTCACCGAGGCGGGCCGCACCCTGCGCGATCCGCTGCGCGCGCTCGAGGAATGGTCGATCGCACACCTCGGCGACGTGTCAGCGTCACAGGAAGCCTACGACCGCGGATCGACTTCCTCCTGA
- a CDS encoding M20 metallopeptidase family protein, producing MHTRTAFHNDLVRIRRALHHTPETGLHLPRTQEQILTELDGLGLEVRTGSELTSVTAVLQGRRPGPVVLLRADMDALPVTEHGTEPFASQHPGMMHACGHDLHMAMLVGAARLLRDAEFAGSVVLMFQPGEEGCGGAELMVREGVLDAGGDRPVAAYALHVVASNVPSGLFVSRPGVVLGASDTLRLTLLGSGGHSAMPHMARSPIPAACAIAGSAQSAVGAAVDPFDPALATVTTVHAGEADNAIPDRAEVVLSVRSYSATARGRARDAIVRLAEGTAAAHGVEVRVCPEDGYPVTRNDPQETAFAAATVQEVFGADRYVQIPRPLPMSEDFAYVLDEVPGAYMSVGACPPDRDPATAAPNHSPEAAYDDGVLADGARLYAELALRRLAAA from the coding sequence ATGCACACGCGTACCGCCTTCCACAACGACCTGGTCCGAATCCGCCGCGCACTGCACCACACCCCCGAGACCGGTCTCCACCTCCCGCGCACCCAGGAGCAGATCCTGACCGAACTCGACGGACTGGGTCTGGAAGTGCGTACGGGCAGCGAACTGACGTCGGTCACCGCCGTGCTGCAAGGCCGCCGCCCCGGGCCCGTCGTGCTGCTGCGTGCCGACATGGACGCGCTTCCGGTCACCGAGCACGGCACGGAGCCTTTCGCTTCGCAGCACCCCGGTATGATGCACGCCTGCGGACACGACCTGCACATGGCCATGCTCGTGGGGGCGGCGCGGCTGCTACGCGACGCCGAGTTCGCCGGCTCGGTGGTCCTCATGTTCCAGCCCGGCGAAGAGGGGTGCGGCGGCGCGGAGCTGATGGTGCGCGAGGGCGTGCTCGACGCGGGCGGCGACCGGCCTGTCGCGGCCTACGCCCTGCACGTGGTCGCGTCCAACGTGCCCAGCGGCCTGTTCGTGTCCAGGCCAGGTGTCGTCCTCGGCGCGTCGGACACGTTGCGGCTGACCCTGCTGGGCTCCGGCGGGCACAGCGCGATGCCGCACATGGCACGCTCCCCGATTCCGGCGGCCTGCGCGATCGCGGGCTCCGCGCAGAGCGCGGTCGGTGCCGCCGTCGACCCGTTCGACCCCGCACTGGCTACGGTGACGACCGTCCACGCCGGTGAGGCCGACAACGCGATTCCGGACCGGGCCGAGGTCGTCCTCTCGGTGCGCTCCTACTCGGCGACCGCCCGCGGCCGGGCGCGCGACGCGATCGTCCGGCTGGCCGAGGGCACCGCCGCGGCCCACGGGGTCGAGGTGCGGGTCTGCCCCGAGGACGGCTACCCGGTCACCCGCAACGACCCCCAGGAGACGGCGTTCGCGGCGGCGACGGTGCAGGAGGTGTTCGGCGCCGACCGCTACGTCCAGATCCCGCGCCCGCTGCCGATGTCCGAGGACTTCGCCTACGTGCTGGACGAGGTGCCGGGCGCTTATATGTCGGTCGGCGCGTGCCCGCCGGACCGCGATCCCGCGACCGCCGCGCCCAATCACTCTCCGGAGGCGGCCTACGACGACGGCGTTCTGGCCGACGGAGCGCGGCTATACGCCGAACTGGCGCTGCGCCGCCTGGCCGCAGCCTGA
- a CDS encoding YcaO-like family protein — MTTALAEPAPAGAVPWTSTAEAERIMSAFTSPVVGIVRRVFERTRDTYDLYAYSWGSEACDSEKVLGTPCNKVNGGGGPSHEGARLAAIGETVERYSGAYVPFDRLEYGTRAELTRRGLDCLSPRQYKPFAEWQYEQSNAAHVRFTESTWLPWVQSRRLSDGALVWIPAHPVYLRSDLMHVNPIGFATSNGLAYGNTADEALVSALLELVERDAVMISWYKRLSRPLIDIESDPRVAAYIAKHVTPTGCSVSLVDLSVFSGIAVVLAVVRNDLPGAVPLGLGGAASHSPAAAATKAVAEAVSTRSWAVAKRRAGEYVDPESDFDQTLRTFDDQITLHARGAFVEETRFLDSSTERSTTDTMPVHPSGSPGELRDALISRLAADGIDLYAVDLTSPDVREAGGHVVKVFSPQMQPLDTGYRRRYLGGERMHSRPVELGLLEPGSEGAVNPIPHPFP, encoded by the coding sequence GTGACCACCGCACTCGCCGAGCCGGCACCCGCCGGCGCCGTCCCGTGGACATCGACGGCGGAGGCCGAGCGAATCATGTCCGCGTTCACTTCACCGGTGGTCGGCATCGTCCGCCGCGTGTTCGAGCGTACGCGGGACACCTACGACCTGTACGCGTACTCGTGGGGCAGCGAGGCGTGCGACTCCGAGAAGGTGCTGGGAACACCGTGCAACAAGGTCAACGGCGGCGGAGGGCCGTCGCATGAGGGGGCGCGGCTCGCGGCCATCGGCGAGACCGTGGAACGCTACAGCGGCGCCTACGTGCCGTTCGACCGCCTGGAGTACGGAACCCGGGCGGAACTGACACGACGGGGGCTCGACTGCCTGTCGCCTCGGCAGTACAAGCCGTTCGCGGAATGGCAGTACGAGCAGTCCAACGCGGCCCACGTCCGCTTCACCGAGTCGACCTGGCTGCCGTGGGTGCAGAGCCGGAGGCTGAGCGACGGAGCGCTGGTCTGGATTCCCGCTCACCCGGTGTACCTGCGTTCGGACCTCATGCACGTGAACCCGATCGGGTTCGCTACCAGCAACGGGCTGGCCTACGGCAACACCGCAGACGAGGCGCTGGTGAGCGCACTTCTGGAACTGGTGGAGCGCGACGCCGTCATGATCTCGTGGTACAAGCGGCTGTCGAGACCGCTGATCGACATCGAGTCGGACCCGCGGGTAGCCGCCTACATCGCCAAACACGTCACTCCCACCGGATGCTCCGTGTCGCTGGTCGACCTCAGCGTCTTCAGCGGGATCGCCGTGGTCCTCGCCGTCGTCCGCAACGACCTTCCCGGCGCCGTCCCCCTGGGGCTCGGCGGGGCGGCGAGCCACTCCCCGGCCGCAGCCGCCACCAAGGCGGTCGCCGAAGCGGTCAGCACCAGGTCGTGGGCGGTCGCGAAGCGCCGCGCCGGTGAATACGTGGACCCCGAGTCCGACTTCGACCAGACCCTGCGGACCTTCGACGACCAGATCACCCTGCACGCGCGCGGCGCCTTCGTCGAGGAGACGCGGTTCCTCGACTCCTCCACCGAGCGCTCCACGACGGACACCATGCCGGTTCACCCGTCCGGAAGTCCGGGCGAGCTGCGCGACGCGCTGATCTCGCGGCTGGCCGCGGACGGAATCGACCTCTACGCGGTGGATCTGACCAGCCCGGACGTCCGGGAGGCCGGCGGCCACGTGGTCAAGGTGTTCTCCCCGCAGATGCAGCCCCTCGACACCGGCTACCGCAGGCGCTACCTGGGCGGCGAGCGGATGCACAGCCGCCCCGTCGAGCTGGGCCTGCTGGAGCCGGGGTCCGAGGGCGCCGTCAACCCGATACCGCACCCGTTCCCGTGA
- a CDS encoding aldo/keto reductase encodes MGPRPRDRDPSAVARVGHRSGALQIEYSLLSRDVEDEILPVCRELGIGITAYGVLAKGLVGGSGAAGGALPMIPRFRPGNRVFASKRGGREADEAAR; translated from the coding sequence GTGGGCCCGCGACCTCGAGACCGAGATCCTTCCGCTGTTGCGCGAGTTGGGCATCGGTCCGGTGCCCTGCAGATCGAGTACTCGCTGCTCAGCCGTGACGTTGAAGACGAGATCCTCCCCGTCTGCCGCGAGCTGGGCATCGGCATCACGGCGTACGGCGTCCTGGCCAAGGGCCTTGTCGGCGGCAGCGGCGCCGCGGGCGGCGCCTTGCCGATGATCCCTCGCTTCCGGCCGGGGAACCGCGTCTTCGCGAGCAAACGAGGAGGCCGCGAGGCGGATGAAGCCGCCCGCTAG
- a CDS encoding SagB/ThcOx family dehydrogenase: MTEVDTSNLVDVVYQSGVPGIGDPAEDYFEASKIYPSSLPRDLPGIMRLERSEDMRRMTERSTRRYEDRPIVPLPEAEPVTASLASALAERRSADAFSDGEVPLPVLASLLVRSYGVSGALGGHALRPTPSGGALYPLDVYVVPRRVGSLRCGGRYHFDPFRTELTDAGDVDTEAVHDALNASNIEGSAALTVLVSASFWRSRFKYGQRSLRFVLLEAGHLVQNLLLLAAGHGLAARPIGGFYDAPLTEAMVDHNGVDDAPVYAVLIGPPAD, from the coding sequence ATGACCGAGGTCGATACCTCGAACCTGGTCGACGTCGTCTACCAGTCAGGGGTGCCCGGTATCGGCGACCCCGCCGAGGACTACTTCGAGGCGTCCAAGATCTATCCGAGCAGCCTCCCCCGGGACCTCCCCGGCATCATGCGGCTGGAGCGCTCTGAGGACATGCGGCGGATGACCGAGCGTTCCACGCGCAGATACGAGGACAGGCCCATCGTGCCGCTGCCGGAGGCCGAACCGGTGACCGCGTCGCTGGCGTCGGCGCTGGCTGAGCGGCGCAGCGCCGACGCCTTCTCCGACGGCGAGGTCCCGCTCCCGGTGCTCGCGAGCCTGCTCGTGCGCTCCTACGGCGTCTCCGGGGCGCTGGGCGGGCACGCGTTGCGGCCCACCCCCTCGGGCGGCGCGCTGTACCCGCTGGACGTCTACGTGGTCCCGCGCCGGGTCGGTTCGCTGCGTTGCGGCGGGCGCTACCACTTCGACCCGTTCCGGACCGAGTTGACCGACGCGGGCGACGTCGACACGGAGGCCGTACACGATGCGCTGAACGCGTCGAACATCGAGGGGTCGGCGGCGCTGACCGTCCTGGTCTCGGCCTCGTTCTGGCGGTCACGCTTCAAGTACGGCCAGCGCTCGCTCCGGTTCGTGCTGCTGGAGGCGGGGCACCTGGTGCAGAACCTGTTGCTGCTCGCCGCCGGGCACGGCCTGGCCGCCCGGCCCATCGGCGGATTCTACGACGCCCCGCTCACCGAGGCGATGGTGGACCACAACGGGGTGGACGACGCCCCGGTCTACGCGGTGCTGATCGGCCCGCCCGCCGACTGA
- a CDS encoding zinc-binding dehydrogenase codes for MQALVVDHNASTHLAPAEVPDPVPAPDEALVRVEAASLNYGEVKGATDPQTPEGTVLGWDAAGVVVKPAGDGSGPPEGTRVVTLGETGWAELRAVPTTLLGTVPEGCDPGAASTVPVAGLSALHVLRRMGPMLGRRIMVTGASGGVGRYAVQLAARAGADVVATSRNPAQADGLRALGAHEVHPEPAAVQRPVAAALDNVGGRQLVDAFAAVDAGGTVVSVGRSSEADAVFVPEALLGNAGRHDRSIRTFFLFSDPAADFSADLAWLSAEVAAGRLDPGISWRGSWTRCEEAVQALLGRRLHGKAVLDIG; via the coding sequence ATGCAGGCACTCGTGGTGGACCACAACGCGTCGACGCACCTTGCGCCGGCCGAGGTGCCCGACCCGGTGCCCGCGCCGGACGAGGCATTGGTGCGGGTGGAAGCGGCCTCGCTGAACTACGGCGAGGTCAAAGGCGCCACCGATCCGCAGACGCCCGAGGGCACAGTGCTCGGCTGGGACGCGGCGGGGGTGGTGGTCAAGCCCGCGGGCGACGGCTCGGGCCCGCCCGAGGGAACCCGGGTCGTCACCCTGGGCGAGACCGGCTGGGCGGAACTGCGCGCGGTGCCGACCACCCTGCTCGGCACCGTGCCCGAGGGCTGCGACCCCGGCGCCGCCAGCACCGTTCCGGTCGCCGGACTGAGCGCGCTGCACGTATTGCGCCGCATGGGCCCGATGCTCGGCCGGCGCATCATGGTCACCGGCGCCTCCGGCGGCGTCGGGCGCTACGCGGTGCAACTCGCCGCCCGAGCAGGTGCCGACGTGGTGGCGACCAGCCGGAACCCCGCCCAGGCGGACGGTCTGCGGGCGCTGGGCGCGCACGAGGTGCACCCCGAACCGGCCGCTGTGCAGCGGCCCGTAGCCGCGGCGCTGGACAACGTCGGAGGTCGGCAGTTGGTGGACGCCTTCGCCGCAGTGGACGCCGGCGGAACGGTGGTGAGCGTGGGACGCTCGTCCGAAGCCGATGCCGTCTTCGTGCCCGAGGCGCTGCTGGGCAACGCGGGACGGCACGACAGGTCCATCCGTACGTTCTTCCTGTTCTCCGACCCGGCCGCGGACTTCTCCGCCGACCTGGCCTGGCTTTCCGCCGAGGTCGCCGCGGGCCGCCTCGACCCGGGGATCAGTTGGCGCGGCTCGTGGACCCGCTGCGAGGAGGCGGTACAGGCGCTGCTCGGCCGTCGCCTGCACGGCAAGGCGGTGCTGGACATCGGCTGA
- a CDS encoding acyl-CoA-like ligand-binding transcription factor, which translates to MSATLECMTTADPPSSLRERRKLRTRQALAETAVSLFGEHGFDDTPLDTLLEEVEVSRRTFFRYYRSKEDVAFTAVQRFWSAFLPVLDETEKSGRLADILRDAILATLDRMDEEWYPRFSATLDLIERSPALNGHSLRHCAEIQDEIRRRVGAPDGLETRLLVEFSVATWRGALEEWLAEGDPGDLPRCVQRAFAAMDRSLHVQV; encoded by the coding sequence ATGTCCGCTACGCTGGAGTGCATGACGACCGCCGACCCGCCCTCCTCGCTTCGCGAACGCAGGAAGCTGCGCACCCGCCAGGCCCTGGCCGAAACCGCCGTCTCGCTGTTCGGCGAGCACGGGTTCGACGACACGCCGCTCGACACGCTCCTGGAGGAGGTCGAGGTGTCGAGGCGGACCTTCTTCCGCTATTACCGCTCCAAGGAGGACGTGGCGTTCACAGCTGTCCAGCGGTTCTGGAGCGCCTTCCTGCCGGTCCTCGACGAGACGGAGAAGTCCGGACGGCTGGCCGACATCCTGCGCGACGCGATTCTGGCCACCCTCGACCGCATGGACGAGGAGTGGTACCCGCGCTTCTCCGCCACCCTGGACCTGATCGAGCGCTCGCCCGCGCTGAACGGGCACTCCCTGCGGCATTGCGCCGAGATCCAAGACGAGATCAGGCGCCGGGTGGGTGCCCCGGACGGCCTTGAGACGCGGCTGCTCGTCGAGTTCTCGGTGGCCACCTGGCGCGGCGCGCTGGAGGAATGGCTGGCCGAAGGCGACCCCGGCGACCTGCCCCGGTGTGTGCAGCGCGCCTTCGCCGCCATGGACCGCAGCCTGCACGTGCAGGTCTGA
- a CDS encoding ATP-binding protein, whose protein sequence is MNEDGTSAFGRLLLWYRRATGMSQAELARVSGMSVRALRELERGRARAAQQRSTEALAEGLGLSGDEREEFLTTAQVYRRRGVSHGAEFLETSSLPPRVTDLVGRRDELERFHAEADAGGVVVLAGPPGVGKTALALTAADELAARFPDGCLAVDLRGMDEQPLPARAALERLLRALDVPAARVPAAEAEQSSLLRSLLRGRRVLLLLDNAADEAQVRPLLTVGRGCLTVVTCRHALAGLDGARWMRLEPLEGADAVGLLAAIAGADRIAVEPQAAAELAELCGNLPLAVRIVGNRLATRPRWSLDHQVKLLTDERTRLRSLAAGDLQMRSAFEMSYHRLARSAQAVFRRLAALPGADFGAELAAVATGVPAADVHAHLDELADASLLQTTSVPGRFQFHDLIRIFAAERHEAEEPRQERERLRDALLDHILDTATAAAGLFFPNVLHSGSFASRAAAAEWLEQEGTNWVAAQRAAAGLGRHRQVVDLAEAMHWYSDSRVYQRPWEQVFRLGAEAARALGSRRDEAVLLNFLGWAQYVCLDRNEEGLATHGEALSIAVEVGDRHEQAWAHAYMSMELLRLGRPSEALSHSREAAAISAEFEFFDIQMSARNGLGRVLHALGRYEEALEVHRALLDHMDRYGAETNKEVLRLLEGTTLENVGNCLAGLGEWRAAGKTYREARALQGAGGLEHADARIALSEGAVWREAGEYACARECLESALASFEGSFDRSSRERALAELALLPEGG, encoded by the coding sequence ATGAATGAGGACGGGACATCGGCCTTCGGGAGGCTGCTCCTGTGGTATCGGCGTGCGACCGGGATGTCGCAGGCGGAGCTGGCCCGCGTCTCCGGCATGAGTGTGCGCGCCCTGCGGGAACTGGAGCGGGGGCGGGCCCGGGCCGCACAGCAGCGCTCGACGGAGGCGCTGGCGGAAGGACTGGGCCTGTCCGGTGACGAGCGGGAGGAGTTCCTCACCACGGCCCAGGTGTACCGCCGCCGCGGAGTGTCGCATGGGGCCGAGTTCCTGGAGACCAGCTCGCTGCCGCCGCGCGTGACGGACCTGGTCGGTCGGCGGGACGAACTGGAGCGGTTCCACGCGGAGGCCGATGCCGGCGGCGTCGTCGTGCTGGCCGGACCGCCCGGAGTGGGTAAGACCGCGCTCGCGCTCACGGCGGCCGACGAGCTGGCTGCGCGGTTTCCGGACGGGTGCCTGGCGGTGGACCTGCGCGGCATGGACGAGCAGCCGCTTCCCGCGCGGGCCGCGCTGGAGCGGCTGCTGCGCGCCCTCGACGTGCCCGCCGCCCGTGTCCCGGCGGCCGAGGCGGAGCAGTCGAGTCTGCTCCGGTCGCTGCTGCGGGGGCGCAGGGTACTGCTCCTGCTGGACAACGCCGCCGACGAGGCCCAGGTGCGCCCTCTTCTCACGGTCGGGCGGGGATGTCTGACGGTCGTCACGTGCCGGCACGCGCTTGCGGGACTGGACGGCGCGCGGTGGATGCGGCTGGAACCGCTGGAGGGCGCGGACGCCGTCGGTCTGCTGGCGGCGATCGCCGGTGCAGACCGCATCGCGGTCGAGCCGCAGGCTGCGGCGGAGCTGGCCGAACTGTGCGGGAACCTGCCGCTGGCGGTGCGGATCGTGGGCAACCGGCTGGCCACCCGACCGCGCTGGTCCCTGGACCATCAGGTGAAACTGCTGACCGACGAGCGCACCCGGCTTCGCTCCCTGGCGGCGGGCGACCTGCAGATGCGGTCGGCCTTCGAGATGTCCTACCACCGCCTGGCCCGGTCCGCGCAGGCGGTGTTCCGGCGACTGGCCGCCCTGCCCGGCGCGGACTTCGGCGCCGAGCTGGCGGCGGTGGCCACCGGGGTGCCCGCCGCCGACGTGCACGCCCACCTCGACGAGCTCGCCGACGCCAGCCTCCTGCAGACCACTTCGGTTCCCGGCCGGTTCCAGTTCCACGATCTGATCCGGATCTTCGCCGCCGAACGCCACGAAGCGGAGGAACCGCGCCAGGAGCGCGAGCGGCTGCGCGACGCGCTGCTGGACCACATCCTGGACACCGCCACCGCCGCCGCGGGGTTGTTCTTTCCGAACGTGCTGCACTCCGGCTCGTTCGCCTCGCGCGCGGCGGCTGCGGAGTGGCTGGAGCAGGAGGGGACGAACTGGGTGGCGGCACAGCGCGCGGCGGCGGGATTGGGCCGCCACCGCCAGGTGGTCGACCTGGCCGAAGCGATGCACTGGTACTCCGACAGCCGGGTCTACCAGCGGCCCTGGGAGCAGGTTTTCCGCTTGGGTGCGGAGGCGGCGCGGGCGCTCGGCAGCAGGCGTGACGAGGCGGTACTGCTCAACTTCCTCGGCTGGGCCCAGTACGTCTGCCTGGATCGGAACGAAGAAGGGCTGGCCACCCACGGCGAAGCGCTGTCGATCGCAGTCGAGGTGGGCGACCGCCACGAGCAGGCCTGGGCCCACGCCTACATGAGTATGGAGCTGCTGCGTCTGGGCAGGCCGTCGGAGGCCCTCTCGCACAGCCGGGAGGCCGCCGCGATCTCCGCCGAGTTCGAATTCTTCGATATCCAGATGTCGGCGCGCAACGGCCTCGGCAGGGTTCTGCACGCCCTGGGGCGCTACGAGGAGGCGCTGGAGGTCCACCGGGCCCTGCTCGACCACATGGACCGGTACGGGGCCGAGACGAATAAGGAGGTGCTGCGGCTGCTGGAGGGAACGACGCTGGAGAATGTCGGCAACTGCCTGGCGGGCCTGGGGGAGTGGCGGGCGGCCGGCAAGACCTACCGTGAGGCCAGGGCGCTCCAGGGCGCCGGAGGGCTGGAGCACGCCGACGCCCGCATCGCGCTGTCGGAGGGGGCGGTCTGGCGCGAGGCCGGCGAGTACGCGTGTGCGAGGGAGTGCCTGGAGTCGGCACTCGCGTCGTTCGAGGGATCGTTCGACCGGTCCAGCCGGGAGCGTGCTCTGGCGGAGCTGGCCCTGCTGCCCGAGGGCGGCTGA
- a CDS encoding TOMM precursor leader peptide-binding protein: MTTIETSKRSWLVNTEARVLASGQDILVRHGGVVSRCSAPGIRRFVVSLLDQSVDGRIDLDPAETGQTRLAQFETLMAQLVAAGLFVEATPDAEDPGADDDPVVLGVWQRGGGAVDRTEISARLRTRPVRLLGSGSLVDDLRTALTAASVTIADDDPTAPAVVVGRHEQDSLLTEWNADRLADGMGVPWLAVVPFTGGQAIVGPWIVPGESACYECYLLRRASNFGSQEMSSVLAEAEPVGPVFDGSARYPGLRMVQTGLIVDRIVERVGLEERAGQSVPGELTTISLRYDAIDVERHRLLRVPRCPRCSPSAGIGYPQVWFAKEAGQ; this comes from the coding sequence ATGACAACGATCGAAACCAGCAAGCGGAGTTGGCTGGTGAACACGGAGGCGCGGGTGCTGGCCAGTGGCCAGGACATACTGGTGCGGCACGGCGGAGTGGTGTCCCGATGCTCGGCTCCGGGCATCCGCCGATTCGTCGTCTCCCTGCTCGACCAGTCGGTCGACGGCCGTATCGACCTCGACCCCGCTGAGACGGGGCAAACCCGACTGGCGCAGTTCGAGACGCTGATGGCCCAGCTCGTGGCCGCCGGCCTGTTCGTCGAGGCGACCCCGGACGCCGAAGACCCCGGAGCCGACGACGATCCGGTCGTGCTGGGGGTGTGGCAGCGCGGGGGCGGTGCGGTCGACCGGACGGAGATCTCGGCGCGTCTGCGAACCCGTCCCGTCCGGCTACTGGGCTCGGGCAGTCTGGTCGATGATCTGCGCACGGCGCTGACCGCCGCGAGCGTGACGATCGCGGACGACGACCCGACCGCCCCCGCCGTGGTCGTGGGCCGGCACGAACAGGACTCGCTGCTGACGGAGTGGAACGCTGACCGGCTCGCCGACGGCATGGGCGTGCCCTGGCTGGCGGTGGTGCCCTTCACCGGCGGGCAGGCGATCGTCGGTCCCTGGATCGTTCCCGGCGAGTCGGCCTGCTACGAGTGCTACCTGCTGCGCCGGGCGTCGAACTTCGGATCGCAAGAGATGTCGTCGGTGCTGGCGGAGGCCGAACCGGTGGGACCGGTGTTCGACGGCTCCGCGCGCTACCCGGGGCTGCGGATGGTCCAGACCGGCCTCATCGTGGACCGGATCGTCGAACGCGTCGGCTTGGAGGAACGGGCGGGGCAGTCCGTTCCCGGCGAACTGACGACGATCTCGCTGCGCTACGACGCGATCGACGTGGAGCGCCACCGCCTGCTGCGGGTGCCCCGGTGTCCGCGCTGCTCGCCGTCCGCCGGGATCGGCTACCCGCAGGTCTGGTTCGCGAAGGAGGCCGGACAGTGA
- a CDS encoding response regulator transcription factor: protein MTPAHPEPESNDTAHTRTRVFVADDGSIVCNGLIAALTEIGLLEIVKVEFTASRILESVRRVTPDVVIIPLWESGTVPLIRQVRDASSESTAVLVIGENGPLLDRSIGTGAAAVLSWRATVPEVSLAVIAATTGEPAQARRRPSADGGLGLSGRELEVMRLAAEGLTNSSAARALHLSEATVKTYWRRVFRKLDVHDRTTAVAAAISAGALPVRAADPAPFPVSPCPA from the coding sequence ATGACACCGGCGCACCCCGAACCGGAGAGCAATGATACCGCACACACCAGAACCCGGGTGTTCGTCGCCGACGACGGATCGATCGTATGCAACGGATTGATCGCCGCTCTGACGGAAATCGGTCTTCTCGAAATCGTGAAAGTCGAGTTCACCGCCTCGAGGATACTCGAATCGGTTCGGCGTGTCACTCCGGACGTGGTGATCATCCCGTTGTGGGAAAGCGGAACCGTGCCGCTGATCCGACAGGTCCGCGACGCTTCGAGTGAGTCCACCGCCGTTCTCGTGATCGGCGAAAACGGTCCACTGCTGGACCGGTCGATCGGGACGGGCGCCGCCGCTGTGCTCTCCTGGCGCGCCACCGTGCCGGAAGTCTCACTCGCGGTCATCGCCGCGACGACGGGCGAGCCCGCACAGGCCCGGCGCCGACCGTCCGCCGACGGCGGGCTCGGGTTGAGCGGGCGCGAACTGGAGGTGATGCGCCTGGCTGCGGAAGGGCTGACCAATTCCAGTGCGGCCCGCGCACTCCACCTCAGCGAGGCCACGGTCAAGACCTACTGGCGCCGCGTCTTCCGCAAGCTCGACGTGCACGACCGCACCACCGCCGTCGCCGCCGCGATCTCTGCGGGAGCGCTGCCCGTCCGCGCCGCCGACCCCGCGCCTTTCCCCGTCTCCCCCTGCCCCGCCTGA